Proteins encoded together in one Peribacillus asahii window:
- a CDS encoding sporulation histidine kinase inhibitor Sda: MHTLSDDLLLESYFKAKQLNLDAEFIRLIESEIHRRSLTNQIYTPISESIC, translated from the coding sequence ATGCATACATTATCGGATGATTTATTACTCGAATCATATTTCAAAGCAAAACAATTAAACTTAGATGCAGAGTTTATTCGCTTAATCGAATCCGAAATACATCGAAGATCTTTAACAAATCAAATCTATACTCCCATTAGTGAATCAATCTGCTGA